In the Afipia sp. GAS231 genome, TCGCGTAGCTGAAGGCGGCAACGCCGCACATCGAGGAGAATTGGAATGAAGAGCTTTTCACGAGTAGCGTCGGCTGCCGCCCTCGCATTGGGACTGGCGCTGGCAGCCGCCCCGGCCAGCGCGCAGCAGAAGGACGCGCCGCCAGCAGCAACGCCGCTGAAGCCGGCGTCGCCGGCAGCCCTTGCGGCGGCCAAGGACATCCTGACCATGAAGAACGCGGCCGCGATGTACGCCAACGCCGTTCCCAACCTGGTCGCGCAGACCAAGAACGGCCTGATCCAGAACAACCTCAACTACCAGAAGGATCTCGACGAGGTCGCGGTGATCGTCGCCAAGCAACTGGCCGGCCGCGAAAAGGAAGTCGGCGACGCCATGGCGCAGATCTACGCCAACGAGTTCACCGAGCAGGAACTGAAGGACCTGGTGACGTTCTACAAGTCGCCGCTGGGCGCCAAGCTGCTCGCCACCGAGCCCCGCGCTATCCAGTTCAGCATGTCCTACATGAACCAGTGGGGGCAGCAATTCGCGGCCACCGTCGACAGCGCGTTCCGTGCCGAGATGAAGAAGCGCGGCAAGCCGATCTGATCGAGCTATCGCGTGATCCAAACGATACTATATTAACTGGAGCCCGGTCCTTAGGATCGGGCTTCAATTTCTTGAGGACAGGACTATGGCTGAGTTCGACGTCGATCTGTTCGTCATCGGGGGCGGCTCGGGCGGCGTGCGCGCCGCGCGGATCGCGGCCAACCACGGCGCCAAAGTCATGGTCGCCGAGGAATACCGGATGGGCGGCACCTGCGTGATCCGCGGTTGCGTGCCGAAGAAGCTGTTCGTGATCGGCTCCCATATCAAGCACGAGATCGAGGACGCCGCGGGTTTTGGCTGGACCGTCGGCGACGTTGCCTTCGACTGGCCGACGCTGGTCGCCAACAAGGACAAGGAAATCGCGCGGTTAGAGTCCATCTACACCACCAATGTGGAAAAGAGCGGCGCCAGGGTCGTGAAGACGCGCGCGGTGCTGGAAGACGCCCACACCGTTCGGCTGATGACCGGCGAAAAGGTCACCGCAAAATACATCCTGATCGCGACCGGCGGCGCGCCCAACCACGGCCCGGCATTTCCCGGCATCGAGCACGTGATCTCCTCCAACGAGGCGTTTCACCTGAAGGAACTGCCGAAGCGCATCGTGATCCAGGGCGGCGGCTATATCGCGCTGGAATTCGCCGGCATCTTCAACGGCTACGGCTCCGACGTCACGGTGATCTATCGCGGCGACAACATCTTGCGCGGCTTTGACGAGGACGTCCGCAGCCACGTGCGGACCGAGATGGAGAAACAAGGCATCACCATTCTCACCGGCTGCACCGTCAACAAGGTCGACAGGCACGGCCACGAATTTACCACGCACCTGTCGAACGGGTCGAGCATCGCCTCGGACCAGGTGATGTTCGCGATCGGCCGGCATCCGAACGTCGGGGGTCTCGGACTGGAAACGGCTGGCGTCGCCATCAACCCGAACAACGGCGGCGTCGCCGTCGACGGCTGGTCGAAATCCTCCGTCGACAACATCTATGCGATCGGTGACGTCACCCACCGCCACAACCTGACCCCGGTCGCGATCCGCGAGGGCCATGCCTTCGCCGACACCGTGTTCGGCAAACGCCCCGTGCAGGTCGATCATGCCACCATCCCGACCGCGGTGTTCTCGCAGCCCGAAGTCGGCACCGTCGGCCTGACGGAGCAGGAGGCCCGCGCGCAGTTCTCCCATGTCGATATCTACAAGACCGATTTCCGCCCGATCAAGGCGACGATGTCCGGCCGCGACACCCGCATCCTGATGAAGCTCGTGGTCGACGGCGCAAGCGACCGCGTGCTCGGCTGCCACATCGTCGGCGACGCCGCCGCCGAAATCACCCAAGCCGTCGCGATCGCGGTGAAGCTGAAGGCGACGAAAGCCGATTTCGACGCGACCATCGCGCTGCATCCGACCGCGTCCGAAGAACTGGTGACGATGCGGACGCCGACGGCAAGGTATGTCAGGGAAGCGGCGGCGGAGTAGGGGGGCGTCAACCCAGGACGGCGCACCGTTGTGATGACGCGTCCAAATATTTAGCGCTCCCTAGGGACCGACCCGAACTGGTGCGCGCGGTTTTAACGCCAAAGGCGCTCGTACCTCTTCGTAAATCGGCAGGGTTTCATCGTCGGTCTCCAGCGTGGCTACCAGCCCAAACCGAACAAGGTCTGGCAGTTGGTCGCCTTGATCTGGGTCTCGAGCAACGCGAAGTTCGACCGCGTCGCCAGCAACGAAATTGCGAGCGGCCATGCCCTCCCAAAAGCGGTGATAGATGGTTCCTCGCGGTTTCCTATCTGGTTGTCCGTCCAGCGCCCGCGTGCATATCGCCTTATACTGAGGTTCTTCAACCTTCAAACGAACGCCGCGGTAGGCGCGACGACCAGATTGGACCGGCGTAAACCAAGCCAACGTTACGCTCAATTTCCGCGGTCCCCGCACACCGGACAGCGATATGGGGAGAGGAAGGCTGAATACCTTTGCTTCGTTCTCCCCTATCACACCTTCTCCCCAGAGCGTGGCTCGTGAACTTATGCAGCCGAGTACTTCCTCGACGTCTGGAACGCCGAAACCGAAAATGCGTTGTACATTTGCCTTCCGCTTGCCTCCCTCACTTGCACCTGGAGGACCAAATACGTCGTTTATCAGCAAACGGCTTTCCTCAGGAACGGATGCACGATGTACAAGAAGAGCCTTGATAATTACGGCACGGGCATCCGCCGGCAGCTGCATGAAATCCTCTCCATATGCAGTTTCAAGAGCATCATGGATGAGATGACATGCCCGTGTAGCGAGGGCCGTGGCTGCGCTCGTAGAACCTGAATGCTGCATCTGCGAGGCGACACCCGCTGCGTTGACGCCGGGCCCAGCAGCCCTCACTCCGCCGAACCTGTTGCCGCCGTCGAAAACAAGACGGGCCACAGTCGGATCGGTCTGTTGCAACAGCGCACGCAAACGTCCCCCGGGGAAAAGAAGGTCGGGCTTTATGGAGCTTCGATAGCCGAGGCCCATACGAGAGACAGGAGTTGCAAATATGCCGACTGGAAGAGGATCCCTGGATTGCCCCATGTCTGGTGCCGCCGCTATCTCGTCGTCGTGCAGCGCTCCAATCGCTAAACAGTTCATGGCCTCCGATGGAGGCAACAATCGGCGACTGTGCATTCCCCAATTTAGACCGGCTAGGGTGGCTCGAGTACGCTGCTCGCCACGACTATTCGCGAACGTCGCCATGTCCATATTAGGAATGAGAAGACTTCTGCAGTTGCCTGCGCTTACGAGAAAAAGAATGCCGTACGATGCGGCGAGCCAATCAATTGCACGCGCAAACGCGGAAATCCTGCTGCCAAACGGACGTTTTGCGTCACCAATCGACAGGTTCACGATGAGAACGTCTGGTGCCACAGGCGGAGAGCCAGCGTCGCCGACTTTCAGTCGCCGGATTGCTTGAACCAGAATGTCCACTATCAGTCGGTTGGCAGGCGGCGCTTCGTCCACAAAATTCGGATCATTCACCGCCGAATACATGATCGGCAGGAATACTAATCGCCTAGAGAGGGCCGGTTCGTTCTTTGCCAAGTCGCCGTGGATCACCAGAGATGCCATAGCGGTCCCGTGCATTCTGGGCCCAACAGTAATTCCCTCAAGTCCTAAAAAATCTTCGACTGTGACGCGCGCTCCAATCAGGACGTGATTTTGTTGCGGAACAGCGTCAAGGATGGCCGCGATGGGCGGGCCAAGTGCCGAAGCTTCAGATGAGAGTTCCGCAGGCTCAGTGTCAACCTCCGTAGAAACATTCAACACGCTTTGTGGTCTAATAGAAAAAACATCGACCAATCTCGCCAAGCTATCGTCAGCTCGTTGTGCAATGGCTACCGCCGCCTCGTTTTCCAAGTCGACCAATAACGCATCGTACGCGATTTCGGAAATTCGGGAGATGCTAGTAACTCTGCCGCCCGCCTCCTCAACCGACCGAATTACTTCCGTACGATGCGAAGTTGCAGTGTCTTCGTTTGGTTCGAAGGCAAGTTCAATTTCTAAACGCACGTTGGATTGAGGGTAGGTCGCCGCATCCTCTATAATCGCCGCGGCGTCTTCATCAGTCACTCGATCCTTCGGCCCCCACCTCCTTAAACTGTGAAGACACCCGAAGACCTTGGCCCACTTCGCGTGTTGGCCTAAATCGTCTTCGTCACTCCAGAGTTTCCAAAGCCGCAGCAACTCTTCGATAGCCCGCTGGTCGGGCATAGTCAGGTAGTAGTGGCCTTTGGTCAGAACGTCGTCGTCGTCAAACTCGACTTCGTCATCAGCAAGTATTCGAAGCCCAATGTCCTCGCATGCTTCCGCAAATATAATAAGTGGTCCCTTCGTCTCAAAAACGACCAACGTCTCGGGCGCAAGAGCATTTGGCTCATCTCTCAGAGTAAGCATATCTTCGCCCTGCTCAACTACTTGGCGAAGTCGATCAAAGATCGGGCCGAGCTGACGAGTTTGTCGTGTTCTCTGATATGCAGCCGGTTGAGGGATTCTACTTGGCGCGCCGCTTGCTCTTTTGGCGTTTCCGGGCGGATCGAACTTTAGTATTGGCTTGTCTTGGTCTCTTGGCATGTGGCACGGCCCCCAACCGCTTTGACCAAAGTATCATTTGCTCGTCAATCAAGCTCGCAGGCGAACGTTGGCCCAGTGCGAGGACGTTTTTTCTCTGAACGTCAAAAATAAACTCGGTGGCTTCTGCATAACTTAGCAGGCCAATTTTTTGGACGAGCTTCTTTGGATTGGCTGGGATGTCAGCAGCTTTAAATGCTTGAGAGAAGAATTCGGCAAGTTGATCGAATGAGGGGGCTGGCATGGCAAGTCGCAACTGAAATCGTCGCCATGCAGCCCGATCGAGGAGTTCAGGGTGATTGGTTGCCCCGATAATCACCACGTAACTAGGAAGTGCATCAACTTGCAATAGAAAATTAGCGACAACTCGCTTGATTTCTCCGGTTTCGTGTTCGTCTCCCCGCTCTTTGCCAATCGCGTCGAACTCATCAAAGAGGACCACACAGGGAATGGTTCTGAGGAAATCAAAAAGCCGCCCGAGCCGCTGTGCAGTTTCTCCGAGATAGCTTCCGATCAAAGCCTCATAGCGAACAGAAAAAAATGGGAGGGCGAGAGCTTCTGCCATCGCTTCAGCCAAGGCGGTCTTTCCATTTCCCGGAGGACCAGACAGGAGCACTCTATGTCGTGGTTGTAGTCCGTGGCTACGCAGTAGGTCACCGCGAAATTGTTCTTCAATTAGTTCTCGGCACTGCTGCTCAACTTCAGAAGCTAGAAATAAGTCGGAAAGTCTCTTCGTTGGCTTTGTCTCTAGGATCAGTTCGCGCCCGGAAATGGGCCTCGGCGCACCCGGGAGTTGGGTTGAGCTGATTTGCGAGTTGAGAGCGCGTGTTAGTTTGTCCGCAAGTGCGTCATGCTGTTGAGCACGCTCCTCCGCCGCAATGGTTTCAACGGTCGTTCGGAGCATCGTCCGGTCACCGGTCGTAGCTGCCCGAACAAGCGAAATCAAAAGATCAGATCGAGCCATTACCGCGTCGCCTCTACCCCTGATCGTTTGCAGGGCCCACAGATCGATAACATGTCGATTGGCGAAAGGACACTTGCGCGCTCGCAGACTTAGCGCCCATTCGAGCTCCCTGTGGACAGCAGCGCGAAGGGGCGGACTTGGAATGGCTCGCCTATGACCGCAAAGGACCGGCACCGACAAATCATACGGCAAGTGACCGAGGTCCAGTTTTGGCGAGGGCCACTCGTTGACGCCTTAGGCCTTGATAAATCTCACATATTTTTCGTGCGTCGCCGTTCCTCTCGCGGTTTGCTTTTACTTCAACGTATTCGCGAGCGTGAACGTTCGAAAGCATCATTGGGCAACCATTGGTCCTGCCCAATCACCGCTCCTCGCTCCGGACGCACCCACTTGTACGGCGTAATTTGCTGCGTCCCGGTCAGCTTGATGATGTGCATCGGCGGCGCGTAGCGGCCCTTGCGGCAGTTGCACTCCACTTCCAGAAGGCCGAGTCCGCCGTTGAGCATTGCCGGATGGTGGGTGAGGGCTGCGCCGGGCCGCCATAGCCTCCCATCCGGATCGACCAGGCAAAGCCTCCTCATGGTCGGCTTTGCGGATCCTGTTTGGCTTCCGCGCGCGCGGCCTCGGCGCGGATGCGCGCGCCCATGATCTGGCCGCCCCAGATGACCTCGCGCGATCTCGTGCTCATGAGGGCATTACAGCGGTGCTACGCCACTAGGATTGGCGGGCGGGAACGCGCTGGCCACACCACGGCTCGGTCAATGCGCCGTCCGATACCGGCATTGCGATTCGGTCCGCGGCGATTTTCGCGGGCGGACGAGGGGGGCTTCCAACAGACTACCTCTCCCCGCCGCCCTCTGCTAACGCTATCCGCCAGCACAGGGATAACGGAGTTAGGTGACCCATGATTGAGCAGATCGGTATCGTCGGCGCGGGCACGATGGGCAACGGGATCGCGCAAGTCTGCGCGGCGGCGGGGTTGTCGGTGACCATGACCGATATTTCCGATGCCGCGCTGACGCGGGGCATGTCGGTCGTGACCGGCAGCCTGGAGCGGCTGGTCAACAAGCAGAAGATGACCGACGCCGACCGGCAGGCGGCGCTGGCGCGCATCGCCACCACGACCGACAGCGCCAAACTCGCCAATTGCGATCTGGTGATCGAGGCCGCGACCGAGAACGAGGATCTGAAGATCAAGATTCTGAAGGATCTCTGCACCAAGCTGCGGCCCTCCGCGCTGCTCGCGACCAACACCTCTTCGATCTCGATCACCAAACTCGCCGCCGCCACCGACCGGCCGGATCGCTTCATCGGCATGCACTTCTTCAATCCGGTGCCGCTGATGGCGCTGCTGGAATTGATCCGGGGTTTTCAGACCTCCGACGACACTCACGCCAAGGCCGCCGAATTTGCCAAGCGCATCGGCAAAGTCGCGGTGACCGCAAAGAACAGCCCGGGCTTTGCGGTCAACCGCATCCTGTGCCCGATGATCAACGAGGCGATCTTCGCGCTGGCCGAAGGCATCGCCACCGCCGAGGATCTCGACGCCGGCATGAAGCTCGGCTGCAACCACCCGATCGGGCCGCTGGCGTTGGCCGACATGATCGGGCTCGACACCATGCTGTCGGTGATGGAAGTGTTTTACGAGGGCTTCAACGATCCGAAATACCGGCCCGCGCCGCTGCTGAAGGAAATGGTCGCCGCCGGCCATCTCGGCCGCAAGACCGGGCAGGGGTTTTACAGTTACGGGAAGTAACTTCGTAGGATGGGTGGAGCGAAGCGATACCCATCACTGACATGCGCGCCGGTATCGATGGGTATCGCTGCGCTCCACCCATCCTACAAATCAAAAACAAGGAAACGTCATGCGTATTGCGGTTGTCGGCGCCGGCGGCGTCGGAGGCGGATTTGGTGCGGCGCTGGCGAAAGCGGGCGCTGATGTCACCTTCATCGCGCGCGGCGCGCATCTAGCGGCCATGAAGAGCCAGGGCCTGAAGGTCGTCGGCGGCCGCGGCGAAACCCATGTGGTGCCGACGCAGGCGACCGACGATCCCAACAGCATCGGCATGGTCGATGTGGTGCTGTTCTGCGTCAAGCTGTGGGACGTCGAGAGCGCGGGCGAGGCGATCAAGCCGCTGGTCGGGCCGAACACCGCCGTCATCCCGTTGCAGAATGGCATCGATGCGC is a window encoding:
- a CDS encoding DUF2059 domain-containing protein: MKSFSRVASAAALALGLALAAAPASAQQKDAPPAATPLKPASPAALAAAKDILTMKNAAAMYANAVPNLVAQTKNGLIQNNLNYQKDLDEVAVIVAKQLAGREKEVGDAMAQIYANEFTEQELKDLVTFYKSPLGAKLLATEPRAIQFSMSYMNQWGQQFAATVDSAFRAEMKKRGKPI
- the gor gene encoding glutathione-disulfide reductase; the protein is MAEFDVDLFVIGGGSGGVRAARIAANHGAKVMVAEEYRMGGTCVIRGCVPKKLFVIGSHIKHEIEDAAGFGWTVGDVAFDWPTLVANKDKEIARLESIYTTNVEKSGARVVKTRAVLEDAHTVRLMTGEKVTAKYILIATGGAPNHGPAFPGIEHVISSNEAFHLKELPKRIVIQGGGYIALEFAGIFNGYGSDVTVIYRGDNILRGFDEDVRSHVRTEMEKQGITILTGCTVNKVDRHGHEFTTHLSNGSSIASDQVMFAIGRHPNVGGLGLETAGVAINPNNGGVAVDGWSKSSVDNIYAIGDVTHRHNLTPVAIREGHAFADTVFGKRPVQVDHATIPTAVFSQPEVGTVGLTEQEARAQFSHVDIYKTDFRPIKATMSGRDTRILMKLVVDGASDRVLGCHIVGDAAAEITQAVAIAVKLKATKADFDATIALHPTASEELVTMRTPTARYVREAAAE
- a CDS encoding S8 family peptidase, encoding MLTLRDEPNALAPETLVVFETKGPLIIFAEACEDIGLRILADDEVEFDDDDVLTKGHYYLTMPDQRAIEELLRLWKLWSDEDDLGQHAKWAKVFGCLHSLRRWGPKDRVTDEDAAAIIEDAATYPQSNVRLEIELAFEPNEDTATSHRTEVIRSVEEAGGRVTSISRISEIAYDALLVDLENEAAVAIAQRADDSLARLVDVFSIRPQSVLNVSTEVDTEPAELSSEASALGPPIAAILDAVPQQNHVLIGARVTVEDFLGLEGITVGPRMHGTAMASLVIHGDLAKNEPALSRRLVFLPIMYSAVNDPNFVDEAPPANRLIVDILVQAIRRLKVGDAGSPPVAPDVLIVNLSIGDAKRPFGSRISAFARAIDWLAASYGILFLVSAGNCRSLLIPNMDMATFANSRGEQRTRATLAGLNWGMHSRRLLPPSEAMNCLAIGALHDDEIAAAPDMGQSRDPLPVGIFATPVSRMGLGYRSSIKPDLLFPGGRLRALLQQTDPTVARLVFDGGNRFGGVRAAGPGVNAAGVASQMQHSGSTSAATALATRACHLIHDALETAYGEDFMQLPADARAVIIKALLVHRASVPEESRLLINDVFGPPGASEGGKRKANVQRIFGFGVPDVEEVLGCISSRATLWGEGVIGENEAKVFSLPLPISLSGVRGPRKLSVTLAWFTPVQSGRRAYRGVRLKVEEPQYKAICTRALDGQPDRKPRGTIYHRFWEGMAARNFVAGDAVELRVARDPDQGDQLPDLVRFGLVATLETDDETLPIYEEVRAPLALKPRAPVRVGP
- a CDS encoding AAA family ATPase gives rise to the protein MAEAMAEALALPFFSVRYEALIGSYLGETAQRLGRLFDFLRTIPCVVLFDEFDAIGKERGDEHETGEIKRVVANFLLQVDALPSYVVIIGATNHPELLDRAAWRRFQLRLAMPAPSFDQLAEFFSQAFKAADIPANPKKLVQKIGLLSYAEATEFIFDVQRKNVLALGQRSPASLIDEQMILWSKRLGAVPHAKRPRQANTKVRSARKRQKSKRRAK
- a CDS encoding 3-hydroxybutyryl-CoA dehydrogenase translates to MIEQIGIVGAGTMGNGIAQVCAAAGLSVTMTDISDAALTRGMSVVTGSLERLVNKQKMTDADRQAALARIATTTDSAKLANCDLVIEAATENEDLKIKILKDLCTKLRPSALLATNTSSISITKLAAATDRPDRFIGMHFFNPVPLMALLELIRGFQTSDDTHAKAAEFAKRIGKVAVTAKNSPGFAVNRILCPMINEAIFALAEGIATAEDLDAGMKLGCNHPIGPLALADMIGLDTMLSVMEVFYEGFNDPKYRPAPLLKEMVAAGHLGRKTGQGFYSYGK